Proteins encoded in a region of the Candidatus Moanabacter tarae genome:
- the speE gene encoding Polyamine aminopropyltransferase → METEIPVPKRGKESLILGISMFAMGGCGLAYEYTFSKTASDLLGNSARQWAIIIGVMLFFMGVGADVQKYVKDRGLIDKLLLSELLIGFLGGFGPIALLFAYSHFASHFVLVQYFFICAIGLLIGFEIPLITRINENYSKDLRINLGRILKMDYIGSLCGALAWIFILPRFFTMVEAAFVLSFFTTGVAFLGLFYFRRVLVFFPGVLVAGLVSVVALGFAFTRAGDWTSYAEQHLFIDRIVFSGTSKYQHIVLTESPQGEISCYINGRLQFNSTDEHIYHEMLVHPAMELVQRRRKVLVLGGGDGLAIREILKYGDVESVLLVDIDPMITDLASDNSYFTTLNHHSLSDARTQVIKNRALIDIGKEKIDVLNQNFPREGRIGTVAEIHILNADAAKYIEQIPGRFDVVILDFPDPNSPELAKLYSLQFYQLLRSKLAKDGLFVQQSSSPVHTREAFLCIGRTMERAGFAVLPYRENVPSFGEWGWWIGGHADRWTREQLGNRFQGIESLSVETRYMTTELMRASRHFGKRQLISNHLDVSTISSPRVYDYYLRAWESED, encoded by the coding sequence ATGGAAACCGAAATTCCAGTGCCAAAGCGAGGGAAAGAAAGTCTTATCCTCGGAATCAGTATGTTTGCCATGGGGGGGTGTGGGCTCGCATACGAATATACTTTCAGTAAGACCGCATCAGATCTTCTGGGCAACAGCGCAAGGCAATGGGCTATTATAATCGGAGTGATGCTCTTCTTTATGGGAGTTGGTGCAGATGTGCAGAAATATGTCAAGGATCGCGGGCTAATTGATAAACTTCTCCTCAGTGAGCTTCTCATTGGATTTTTGGGTGGCTTTGGTCCGATTGCTCTCCTTTTTGCTTACAGTCACTTTGCGAGCCATTTCGTCCTGGTGCAGTATTTCTTTATATGTGCCATAGGGTTGCTCATTGGATTCGAGATACCACTTATCACCCGCATAAATGAGAACTACAGTAAGGATCTCAGGATCAATCTAGGACGGATTTTGAAGATGGATTACATAGGGTCTCTCTGCGGGGCGCTCGCTTGGATATTCATCCTTCCGCGCTTTTTTACCATGGTCGAGGCAGCATTTGTCCTCTCGTTTTTTACCACTGGTGTCGCTTTTCTCGGGTTGTTTTATTTCCGCCGGGTGTTGGTTTTCTTCCCTGGAGTTCTAGTGGCTGGGTTGGTAAGCGTAGTCGCATTGGGGTTTGCTTTTACTCGGGCTGGGGATTGGACTTCCTACGCTGAGCAACATCTCTTTATTGATCGCATCGTTTTCTCCGGGACTTCAAAATACCAGCACATTGTACTGACGGAGAGCCCCCAGGGCGAGATTTCATGCTATATTAACGGGCGTTTGCAGTTCAATTCTACAGACGAGCATATTTACCATGAAATGTTGGTACATCCTGCAATGGAACTTGTTCAACGCCGTCGTAAAGTTCTTGTCTTAGGCGGGGGAGACGGACTCGCTATCCGCGAGATTCTGAAATACGGGGATGTAGAATCTGTCCTCCTGGTGGATATCGATCCGATGATAACTGATCTAGCATCAGATAATTCCTATTTCACGACATTAAACCACCACAGCCTCAGTGATGCACGAACCCAAGTGATTAAAAATCGGGCTCTTATCGATATCGGCAAAGAAAAAATTGATGTTCTCAATCAGAATTTTCCACGGGAGGGTAGAATTGGGACTGTTGCGGAGATCCATATTCTCAATGCGGATGCTGCAAAATATATCGAACAGATTCCCGGGCGGTTCGATGTCGTGATACTTGACTTCCCCGATCCCAACTCGCCGGAATTGGCCAAGCTCTACAGTTTACAGTTTTATCAGCTGCTTAGGAGCAAACTTGCCAAGGATGGACTCTTCGTCCAGCAGTCCTCTTCTCCGGTGCACACACGGGAAGCATTCCTGTGTATTGGGCGCACTATGGAACGAGCCGGGTTCGCTGTCCTTCCCTATCGTGAGAATGTTCCCAGTTTCGGAGAGTGGGGATGGTGGATCGGGGGCCACGCTGATCGCTGGACTCGGGAACAGTTGGGAAACAGGTTCCAGGGTATCGAGTCGCTCTCTGTAGAGACCCGTTATATGACTACAGAATTGATGCGAGCCTCGCGGCATTTTGGGAAACGACAACTAATTTCTAATCACCTAGATGTCAGCACAATTTCCTCTCCTCGGGTTTATGACTATTACCTCCGGGCCTGGGAAAGTGAAGATTAG
- the udp gene encoding Uridine phosphorylase produces MTAQGKQYHIQLDRTLVEGAEYVLLPGDPSRVATTALYIDPNARQLSSHREYTTYLGKLKNRNFLVCSTGIGGPGTAIALEELATIGLKYFVRIGTAGAIQPYINVPSLVISLGAVRLEGTSTHYAPIEYPAVADFELTNAIVQAARDLHLEHHIGITASSDSFYPGQERYDSFSQYVIRRFKGSLREWQQLNVLNYEMEAATLFTVIRTFGLQAACVCSSIVNRSSEEHVDQDILEIAEKNLAKAAKKALVIHMEEQSP; encoded by the coding sequence ATGACAGCCCAGGGTAAACAGTATCATATCCAGTTGGATCGCACCCTTGTTGAAGGGGCCGAGTACGTCTTGCTTCCCGGTGATCCCAGTCGCGTGGCTACAACCGCGCTCTATATCGACCCAAACGCCCGTCAACTTAGTTCGCACCGGGAGTACACCACCTATCTTGGAAAACTCAAGAACCGCAACTTTCTTGTCTGCTCTACTGGTATCGGTGGACCTGGGACCGCCATCGCCCTTGAAGAACTGGCAACTATCGGCCTAAAGTATTTCGTAAGGATCGGAACCGCCGGAGCTATTCAACCTTATATTAATGTGCCCTCACTGGTCATTTCTCTTGGTGCGGTTCGGTTAGAAGGGACCTCCACACACTATGCTCCAATTGAGTATCCTGCAGTTGCCGATTTCGAGCTCACTAATGCGATTGTCCAAGCCGCGCGTGATTTACACCTTGAACACCACATCGGCATAACCGCCTCATCCGACTCTTTTTACCCAGGACAGGAGCGCTACGATTCTTTCTCTCAGTACGTTATTCGGCGCTTTAAAGGTTCCTTGCGGGAGTGGCAGCAGTTGAACGTGCTCAACTACGAAATGGAAGCTGCTACACTTTTCACTGTAATTCGTACATTTGGTTTACAGGCCGCCTGTGTCTGTTCCTCCATTGTCAATCGAAGCTCCGAAGAACATGTCGACCAAGACATCCTGGAAATAGCCGAAAAGAATCTTGCTAAAGCCGCTAAGAAAGCACTCGTAATCCATATGGAAGAACAAAGTCCATGA
- the queG gene encoding Epoxyqueuosine reductase, translating to MLRTQKSDRSTPLGSEELKEDLRSIATSLGFQVCGIASVDAPLRRDFYLKWIAEGKQADMEWMHRNNNRRLHPSNVLPGARSIICVGLNYYQPQPKRRGRIAKYALGEDYHDLMSQRLRALCRWLQEKGGTNKPYVDTGPVLEKSIAVQAGLGWQAKSTMLLNSTFGTWLLLGEIFTTLEIPPDRPQNDHCGKCTACIDACPTGAITAPYQLDPRKCISYLTIEHKGPIPYPYRAAIGDRVFGCDDCLDVCPWNRWARITQEAKLQSRHYPDLREMLAWGDGEFRRFFRKTPVMRLGRVRWIRNVCIVLGNIGTNADLAALQICAQDPEPLIAEHAAWAISRIEDKDRKAESPRAGNGSNP from the coding sequence ATGTTGCGAACCCAAAAATCCGACAGATCAACACCCTTGGGCTCAGAAGAGTTGAAGGAGGATCTGCGAAGTATAGCCACAAGTCTTGGTTTCCAGGTATGCGGCATCGCTTCGGTCGACGCGCCACTCCGTCGTGACTTTTATCTGAAATGGATCGCGGAGGGGAAACAAGCAGATATGGAGTGGATGCATCGCAACAACAACCGTAGGCTCCATCCGTCCAATGTTTTGCCTGGTGCAAGGTCTATCATCTGTGTTGGGCTTAACTACTATCAACCTCAACCAAAAAGGAGAGGCAGGATTGCTAAATACGCCCTGGGCGAAGATTATCATGATCTCATGAGCCAACGCCTCAGGGCCCTCTGCCGTTGGCTCCAAGAGAAAGGGGGCACCAATAAACCGTACGTCGATACGGGCCCGGTCCTGGAAAAATCAATCGCTGTACAAGCTGGCCTCGGTTGGCAAGCTAAGAGTACGATGCTCCTCAATTCGACTTTTGGCACTTGGCTCTTACTCGGCGAAATCTTTACCACTCTCGAAATTCCCCCAGATCGCCCTCAAAATGATCACTGCGGAAAGTGTACCGCCTGTATTGATGCCTGTCCTACAGGCGCCATCACCGCACCTTACCAACTCGATCCAAGAAAATGTATATCTTACCTGACCATTGAGCACAAAGGGCCTATCCCATATCCCTATCGTGCTGCCATCGGTGACCGTGTTTTTGGTTGCGACGATTGTCTAGACGTTTGTCCTTGGAACCGTTGGGCCCGTATAACTCAAGAAGCCAAACTTCAAAGCCGACACTACCCTGACCTTCGAGAAATGCTAGCTTGGGGAGATGGTGAATTCAGACGTTTTTTTCGTAAAACTCCTGTGATGAGGCTAGGACGTGTCCGATGGATTCGCAATGTTTGTATCGTACTCGGTAATATCGGTACTAATGCCGACCTCGCCGCTCTTCAAATTTGTGCCCAGGACCCGGAGCCTCTCATCGCTGAACACGCCGCCTGGGCAATAAGTAGAATCGAAGACAAAGACCGCAAAGCTGAATCACCAAGAGCGGGAAATGGCAGTAACCCGTAA